One Paenibacillus riograndensis SBR5 DNA segment encodes these proteins:
- a CDS encoding SPFH domain-containing protein, producing the protein MFGFRFVKFQPSEYVLKVKNGKVVREGVGLSFYYYVPTTSVVVVPVSSIDVPFMFEEITNDYQTVTVQGQLTYRIVDYRKTTQILNYTYNLRKNTYLSDDPGKLAQRVINIAKVLTKKQLEQLPLREAIQSSERLAKTITQEIGRNEEIEKLGIELMGLSILAIVPNKETLRALEAQAREEILRSADNALYERRNASIEQERRVKENELNTEIAVETKKKQIRETQLDAERSVKQKQNAMKEEQLSFDTALEAKKQELIGLTVANQRAEADAKAYELSAVMNSLQGVAPGVLQALANVGMKPDKLIAIAFQELAENAGKIGQLNISPDLLQGLMAGSAGNGGNAARGGGGR; encoded by the coding sequence ATGTTCGGATTCAGATTCGTGAAATTCCAGCCCAGCGAGTATGTACTTAAGGTCAAGAACGGCAAAGTAGTGCGTGAGGGAGTAGGTCTTTCGTTTTATTATTATGTGCCTACGACTTCGGTGGTTGTGGTCCCGGTATCCTCGATTGATGTTCCGTTCATGTTCGAAGAAATTACGAATGACTATCAGACAGTGACTGTCCAGGGGCAGCTGACTTACCGGATTGTCGACTACCGCAAGACCACACAGATCCTCAATTACACCTATAATTTACGCAAAAATACGTACCTGTCCGACGATCCCGGCAAGCTCGCGCAGCGTGTGATCAATATCGCCAAGGTGCTGACGAAAAAGCAGCTGGAGCAGCTGCCGCTGCGCGAAGCGATTCAGTCCAGCGAACGTCTGGCCAAGACCATTACCCAGGAGATTGGACGAAATGAGGAGATCGAGAAGCTGGGCATCGAGCTGATGGGCCTGTCGATTCTGGCCATTGTCCCGAACAAAGAAACGCTGCGCGCCCTGGAGGCACAGGCCAGGGAAGAAATTCTGCGCAGTGCGGACAACGCGCTGTATGAGCGCCGCAATGCTTCCATTGAACAGGAGCGCCGCGTGAAGGAGAACGAGCTGAACACGGAAATTGCCGTAGAGACGAAAAAGAAGCAAATCCGCGAAACCCAGCTGGACGCCGAACGTTCAGTAAAGCAAAAGCAGAATGCGATGAAAGAGGAGCAGCTCAGCTTCGATACAGCGCTTGAAGCGAAGAAGCAGGAGCTGATCGGGCTGACCGTTGCCAACCAGAGAGCCGAAGCGGATGCCAAAGCCTATGAGCTGTCGGCGGTAATGAATTCGCTCCAGGGCGTAGCGCCTGGTGTGCTCCAGGCTCTGGCCAATGTGGGCATGAAGCCGGATAAACTGATTGCGATCGCCTTCCAGGAGCTGGCGGAAAATGCAGGCAAGATCGGACAGCTGAACATTTCGCCGGATCTGCTCCAGGGACTGATGGCCGGTTCAGCCGGAAACGGCGGGAACGCTGCGAGAGGAGGCGGAGGCCGATGA
- a CDS encoding diacylglycerol kinase catalytic domain-containing protein, which yields MSTRSSENKIILIKRKTRLEELVVRYNTIQQAQFYIERLGADFSDYISEDFHYRKAVESAVMELSALGRVQLLERQHVPNFIFGDQDTVVVLGQDGLVANTLKYLHEQPLIGVNPDPQRWDGVLLPFTVKDLRHLVPEVFRGQRQVREVTLAKAQLNDGQSLYGVNDLFVGRKTHVSARYQVELNGVTEQQSSSGIIISTGMGSTGWLKSVLAGAMGIARSAAQLQMDGAAAGGARAAGVAEAAGIEQRLPWDHPNLYFTVREPFPSRTTSAGLVFGQISGRAPLKITSQMPEDGVIFSDGVESDFLEFNSGVEATITLGEKRGRLVV from the coding sequence ATGAGCACGCGCAGCTCAGAGAACAAAATCATCCTGATCAAGCGCAAGACCCGCCTCGAAGAGCTGGTGGTCCGCTACAATACGATTCAGCAGGCCCAATTCTATATTGAACGGCTGGGAGCGGATTTCAGCGATTATATCAGCGAGGATTTTCATTACCGCAAGGCGGTGGAGAGCGCAGTTATGGAGCTTAGTGCGTTGGGACGGGTACAGCTGCTGGAGCGCCAGCATGTGCCGAACTTTATTTTTGGAGACCAGGATACCGTAGTTGTGCTGGGGCAGGACGGGCTTGTAGCGAATACGCTAAAATACCTGCACGAGCAGCCGCTGATCGGGGTCAATCCCGATCCGCAGCGCTGGGATGGCGTGCTGCTGCCGTTCACCGTCAAGGATCTCCGGCATTTGGTGCCGGAGGTGTTCCGGGGGCAGCGCCAGGTGCGCGAGGTCACGCTTGCCAAAGCGCAGCTTAACGACGGGCAGAGCCTCTATGGCGTCAACGATCTGTTCGTCGGCCGCAAAACCCATGTCTCGGCCCGCTATCAGGTGGAGCTGAACGGTGTCACTGAGCAGCAGTCCTCCAGCGGCATCATCATCTCCACCGGGATGGGCTCCACCGGCTGGCTCAAAAGCGTGCTCGCCGGAGCCATGGGGATTGCCCGCAGCGCGGCGCAGCTGCAGATGGACGGGGCTGCAGCCGGCGGAGCGCGGGCAGCAGGTGTTGCCGAAGCCGCCGGAATAGAGCAGCGGCTTCCATGGGATCACCCGAACCTGTACTTTACGGTTCGGGAGCCTTTTCCCAGCCGGACCACTTCAGCCGGGCTGGTTTTTGGACAGATCAGTGGCCGGGCCCCGCTGAAGATCACCTCGCAAATGCCGGAGGACGGAGTCATCTTCAGCGACGGCGTCGAGAGCGACTTCCTGGAGTTCAACTCCGGTGTTGAGGCGACCATAACACTCGGCGAAAAGCGCGGACGGCTGGTGGTATGA
- a CDS encoding L,D-transpeptidase family protein, translating into MNLHDFLARPRTFWRRSITVTLAFMLLFTFCFTGAAAASSSASDLIIVNKKTNTLGYFSSGKLVRTFPVATGKSKSLTPEGSFKIVVKIKNRPYYKEHIPGGDPSNPLGDRWLGLEVNGTKGTTYAIHGNNNESSIGKYVSAGCIRMHNDDIHWLYPQIAKNTTVVITSSTLSLESIAVKSGYSIGSTTFAGTFIINGKPSKLKNDFVLVNSRVFVPLRETVALLGGTLTQEAGTGALVITIGNRTVTHKPLTAKAVVQGATISMTASKNVNNRLYLPLGSLTELFGLSFKWSKQEATVTF; encoded by the coding sequence ATGAATCTGCACGATTTTTTAGCTAGACCGAGGACATTTTGGAGACGCAGCATCACGGTCACGCTTGCGTTTATGCTTCTGTTTACGTTTTGTTTCACAGGAGCGGCCGCAGCGTCGTCGTCAGCCTCGGATCTGATTATTGTGAACAAAAAAACGAACACGCTGGGCTATTTCAGCAGCGGCAAGCTGGTCCGGACTTTTCCGGTTGCCACAGGCAAATCCAAGAGCCTCACGCCTGAAGGCAGCTTCAAAATTGTCGTCAAAATCAAAAACAGGCCTTATTATAAGGAGCATATCCCCGGAGGCGATCCGTCCAACCCGCTGGGAGACCGTTGGCTGGGACTGGAAGTGAACGGTACAAAGGGCACAACGTACGCGATCCACGGCAATAATAACGAATCTTCCATCGGAAAATATGTCAGTGCCGGCTGTATCCGGATGCATAACGATGATATCCACTGGCTGTACCCGCAGATTGCCAAGAATACAACTGTGGTTATTACCTCTTCCACACTCAGTCTGGAGAGCATTGCTGTGAAAAGCGGCTATTCTATCGGGTCCACAACGTTCGCAGGCACCTTCATTATTAATGGTAAGCCTTCGAAGCTGAAGAATGATTTCGTCCTGGTGAATTCCCGTGTTTTTGTTCCGCTGAGAGAAACCGTAGCTTTACTGGGGGGGACACTTACGCAGGAAGCCGGAACCGGCGCGCTGGTAATCACTATAGGCAACCGGACCGTAACGCATAAACCGCTGACCGCCAAAGCTGTGGTTCAGGGTGCAACGATATCCATGACCGCGTCCAAAAATGTGAACAACCGTCTGTATCTGCCGCTGGGCAGCCTAACAGAGCTGTTTGGTCTTTCATTCAAATGGAGCAAGCAGGAGGCCACCGTCACTTTTTAA
- a CDS encoding GNAT family N-acetyltransferase, whose product MPALAYRSLKPEDLEAICGFVRNPEELFYAGPKFQYPLTPEQILHGLENRYSPTVVISDSNSEPLAYANLYDKDEDSRSCWLGNVMVSPEYRSTGAAAYLINTMMNEAKFTHGLQSLKLYCHNTNTRALLLYCKNGFNPCGYKIVFNQMGEKIAAIEMQRPL is encoded by the coding sequence ATGCCCGCTTTAGCTTACCGCAGCTTGAAGCCGGAGGACCTGGAAGCCATCTGTGGCTTCGTGCGAAATCCGGAAGAGCTGTTCTACGCCGGCCCCAAATTCCAGTATCCGCTCACACCGGAGCAGATTTTGCATGGACTAGAGAACCGGTACAGCCCAACCGTAGTTATATCGGACAGCAATTCTGAACCGCTGGCGTATGCAAATTTGTATGATAAGGACGAAGATTCCCGGAGCTGCTGGCTGGGAAATGTCATGGTCAGTCCTGAATACAGAAGCACAGGCGCTGCGGCCTATCTGATCAATACAATGATGAATGAGGCGAAGTTTACGCACGGGCTTCAGAGCCTGAAGCTGTACTGCCACAATACCAATACCAGAGCCCTGCTGTTATATTGCAAAAACGGCTTTAACCCATGCGGGTATAAGATAGTGTTTAATCAGATGGGCGAGAAAATAGCAGCGATAGAGATGCAGCGTCCGCTGTGA
- the abc-f gene encoding ribosomal protection-like ABC-F family protein produces MTLIKVKNIRKEWNGIPLFANVSFEIAEGERALLFGRNGIGKTTLLQGLLGRHPFDEGSVYYGLPPEEWGVLDQQLELQSDMSALDYVLSGSPELDDLKCKIERLGRLLQEADGGDEALVAEYGEVYERYLQLDGYGWEAKAEKCLSQLMLDAAVWNLPYRQLSGGQKTRVQLAALLARQPKLLVLDEPTNHLDEETMAWLEEWVRDYPGTVFYVSHDRTFIERTATAVLELGPQGCRRYPGAYTKYREQKEIEARTLAVQYRKQELEKEKLLESIRRYAEWFQQAHRAAGQNDFRRAKAKKNVSRLHAKEASLERLELNRVERPQAAPQLSMKLEGEVFRGDALLDMSGVRYAYGGGAALLENFNLTLRRGDRLAVLGPNGAGKSTLLKLIAGLLAPDRGEIRRHPRTRVGYFAQELDNLPLSSTILDSLLELPGMTQTEARTILGCFMFRREDVFKRIGDLSLGEKCRVAFLRLYFGRANLLVLDEPTNYLDIDTRERVEEALAAYPGGLVIVSHDRYLHAAVANRLLLLERGSRPRLFPGTYEEYAAKERSLMLTPDEQSREGELQLLELRLARLMHSEPRETEEEDRELMAEIVELRQTIQRLQ; encoded by the coding sequence ATGACCTTAATCAAAGTTAAAAATATACGCAAAGAATGGAACGGCATCCCGCTGTTCGCGAATGTCTCTTTTGAAATTGCGGAGGGAGAGCGCGCGCTGCTCTTCGGGCGCAACGGGATCGGCAAGACGACATTGCTGCAGGGGCTGCTTGGACGGCATCCTTTTGACGAAGGCAGCGTCTATTACGGTCTGCCGCCGGAGGAGTGGGGCGTGCTGGACCAGCAGCTGGAGCTTCAGTCAGATATGAGCGCACTGGATTATGTATTGTCCGGTTCGCCTGAGCTGGATGACCTCAAGTGCAAAATAGAGCGGCTTGGGCGGCTGCTCCAGGAAGCAGACGGTGGGGATGAAGCACTTGTAGCCGAATACGGAGAGGTCTACGAGCGCTATCTGCAGCTGGACGGATACGGCTGGGAGGCCAAGGCAGAGAAATGCCTTAGTCAGCTGATGCTCGATGCTGCGGTATGGAACCTGCCTTACCGCCAGCTCAGCGGAGGGCAGAAGACAAGAGTTCAACTCGCTGCTTTGCTGGCCCGTCAGCCGAAGCTGCTGGTGCTGGATGAGCCGACGAACCATCTGGATGAGGAAACGATGGCTTGGCTGGAGGAGTGGGTGCGGGATTATCCAGGAACGGTGTTCTATGTTTCCCATGACCGCACTTTTATTGAACGGACAGCGACGGCAGTGCTTGAGCTGGGCCCTCAAGGCTGCCGCCGCTATCCCGGAGCTTACACGAAGTACCGGGAGCAAAAGGAAATAGAGGCGCGGACGCTGGCGGTGCAGTACAGGAAGCAGGAGCTGGAGAAGGAAAAGCTGCTGGAGAGCATCCGGCGGTACGCCGAATGGTTCCAGCAGGCTCACCGGGCCGCCGGCCAGAACGATTTCCGGCGCGCGAAAGCGAAGAAGAACGTCTCCCGGCTCCATGCCAAGGAAGCGAGTCTGGAGCGCCTGGAGCTGAACCGGGTGGAGCGGCCCCAGGCCGCGCCACAGCTAAGCATGAAATTGGAAGGTGAAGTTTTCCGGGGGGATGCTCTTCTGGATATGAGTGGTGTTCGTTATGCTTACGGCGGAGGTGCTGCACTGCTGGAGAACTTCAATCTGACTTTGCGGCGCGGGGACCGGCTCGCGGTGCTGGGACCGAACGGTGCCGGAAAGTCCACGCTGCTGAAGCTGATCGCCGGCTTGCTGGCACCTGACCGCGGCGAAATTCGCAGGCATCCCCGCACGCGGGTGGGTTATTTTGCCCAGGAGCTGGATAATCTGCCTCTGTCTTCAACCATTCTGGACAGTTTGCTGGAACTGCCGGGCATGACCCAGACGGAGGCGCGGACCATTCTCGGCTGCTTCATGTTCCGCAGGGAGGATGTGTTCAAGCGGATCGGTGATTTAAGCCTTGGAGAGAAATGCCGGGTGGCTTTCCTCCGGCTGTATTTTGGACGTGCCAACCTGCTGGTGCTGGATGAACCGACCAACTATTTGGATATCGACACCCGGGAACGGGTTGAGGAAGCACTCGCCGCCTATCCCGGCGGACTCGTTATCGTCTCGCATGACCGGTACCTTCATGCTGCAGTAGCCAACCGTCTGCTCCTGCTGGAACGGGGAAGCAGGCCCCGGCTGTTTCCGGGGACTTACGAAGAGTATGCTGCCAAGGAGCGCAGCCTTATGCTTACACCGGATGAGCAATCGCGGGAAGGAGAACTGCAGCTGCTGGAGCTGCGGCTGGCCCGGCTGATGCACAGTGAACCCAGGGAGACGGAGGAGGAGGACCGGGAGCTGATGGCCGAAATTGTTGAGCTGCGGCAAACCATTCAACGGCTGCAATAG
- a CDS encoding alpha/beta hydrolase — translation MVKQEFRIEGIPAILWGDQSDKLFVAIHGNMSNKADDAIVIFAGEAVRRGYQVISFDLPEHGDRKEEAYSCKVQNCVHDLDVIMRYAQRLSDDISIFACSMGVYFSLLAYRDLPLKQCLFLSPVLDMKRIIENMMAWFGISEDRLKAEQEVATPVGQTLYWDYYCYVNSHPVDAWHKPTSILYGSDDNLCEFDVVSAFASRFHCGLKVMEQGEHYFHTKEQLQFFRQWLKEQIG, via the coding sequence ATGGTAAAACAGGAGTTTAGAATAGAGGGGATCCCCGCAATTTTGTGGGGAGACCAGTCAGACAAGCTGTTTGTGGCTATCCACGGCAATATGTCAAACAAAGCAGATGATGCGATTGTTATATTTGCCGGGGAAGCAGTAAGACGAGGGTATCAAGTAATCAGTTTTGATTTACCCGAACACGGTGACCGCAAAGAAGAAGCCTACAGCTGCAAAGTCCAAAATTGTGTTCATGATCTGGATGTAATCATGCGTTATGCACAAAGGCTATCGGATGATATAAGTATTTTTGCGTGCAGCATGGGGGTGTATTTCAGCTTGCTTGCTTATCGTGACCTGCCGCTTAAACAGTGTCTGTTCTTATCTCCGGTGCTGGACATGAAAAGAATTATTGAAAATATGATGGCATGGTTCGGCATAAGTGAGGACAGATTAAAGGCTGAACAAGAAGTTGCTACACCCGTTGGGCAGACACTCTATTGGGATTATTACTGCTATGTTAACTCCCATCCGGTTGACGCTTGGCATAAGCCGACTTCCATTCTTTATGGCTCTGACGATAACTTGTGCGAGTTTGACGTTGTATCTGCGTTTGCCAGCCGCTTTCATTGCGGACTGAAGGTGATGGAGCAGGGGGAACATTATTTTCACACCAAAGAGCAGCTGCAATTTTTCCGGCAGTGGCTGAAGGAACAGATTGGGTAA
- a CDS encoding MerR family transcriptional regulator, which yields MRISTVMDITGLTKKAINYYEEEGLISPPVNPENNYREYSESDADRLVQISILRQFDVPLKDIKAIISNPQMLKDNLEQHLARLDSEARRLEKSRNVLRSCLNGLDSDEIGLPQLTKKLSVLNKSLELDERSREGFMKKQLERIFPGNFGRMLTMQFSSFLNEPIDTPEKEEAWFSIVKFLDEVEVINYPQEVVGIYEELTNEDIEKYESYINQNVEKWLNMTDVGLINEKEKISEYINRVNLDADLRAAYKRMSNLSEGMKGIMSDIGYYDKFVGNLKVLSKTYFMYCAKMEEFNKFSNLSNIKVDDEGKITIAE from the coding sequence ATGAGAATAAGTACGGTTATGGATATTACGGGCCTTACCAAAAAAGCAATAAACTATTATGAGGAAGAAGGCTTAATAAGTCCTCCTGTTAATCCTGAAAATAATTATCGGGAGTATTCTGAAAGTGATGCCGATCGATTGGTGCAAATCTCAATTTTGAGACAATTTGATGTGCCCCTTAAAGATATTAAAGCAATAATTTCGAACCCTCAAATGCTAAAAGATAATTTAGAACAGCATCTGGCAAGACTGGACAGCGAGGCTAGAAGACTTGAAAAAAGTAGAAATGTTCTTCGGTCATGCTTAAACGGTTTGGATTCGGATGAGATTGGACTTCCACAATTAACAAAAAAACTATCGGTTTTGAATAAATCCCTTGAGTTGGATGAGCGAAGCAGAGAGGGCTTTATGAAAAAGCAGTTAGAGCGTATATTTCCAGGGAACTTTGGCAGAATGTTGACCATGCAATTCAGTTCTTTCTTAAATGAACCTATAGATACGCCAGAAAAAGAGGAAGCTTGGTTTTCTATAGTAAAATTTTTAGATGAAGTTGAAGTGATAAATTATCCCCAAGAAGTGGTAGGGATATACGAAGAACTGACCAATGAAGATATTGAAAAATATGAAAGTTATATTAATCAGAATGTAGAGAAGTGGCTTAACATGACGGACGTAGGATTAATAAACGAAAAAGAAAAAATTTCCGAATACATTAATCGGGTTAACCTCGATGCTGATTTGCGTGCAGCCTATAAAAGAATGTCAAATTTATCGGAAGGTATGAAGGGAATAATGAGTGATATTGGGTACTATGATAAGTTTGTTGGAAATCTAAAAGTTTTAAGTAAAACTTATTTTATGTACTGTGCAAAGATGGAGGAATTTAATAAATTTTCAAACTTATCAAATATTAAAGTGGATGATGAAGGAAAGATAACTATCGCTGAATAA